In Miscanthus floridulus cultivar M001 chromosome 5, ASM1932011v1, whole genome shotgun sequence, one genomic interval encodes:
- the LOC136449606 gene encoding sulfoquinovosyl transferase SQD2-like isoform X1: MATDGEEAPPLLLDEAARPRRVALFVEPSPFAYISGYKNRFQNFIKHLREMGDEVIVVTNHEGVPQEFHGAKVIGSWSFPCPMYGKVPLSLALSPRIISEVAKFKPDIIHASSPGIMVFGALAIAKLLGVPLVMSYHTHVPVYIPRYTFSWLVEPMWQVIRFLHRAADLTLVPSAAISKDFETAQVISANRIRLWNKGVDSASFHPRFRNHEMRVRLSDGEPEKPLVIHVGRFGREKNLDFLKMVMDRLPGVRIAFIGDGPYRGELEKMFEGMPTVFTGMMQGEELSQAYASGDVFIMPSESETLGQVVLESMSSGVPVVAARAGGIPDIIPEDQEGKTSFLFTPGDLDDCLGKVQLLLTNREFRDNMGRTARSEMEKCDWRAASKTIRNEFYNAAIWYWRKKHAELVKPLQWLAQMFLPVPEVRSITQC; this comes from the exons ATGGCGACTGACGGGGAGGAGGCGCCGCCGCTGCTACTGGACGAggccgcgcgcccgcgccgcgTCGCGCTCTTCGTCGAGCCGTCTCCGTTCGC CTACATCTCTGGGTATAAGAACCGGTTCCAGAACTTCATCAAACATTTGCGAGAAATGGGGGACGAG GTCATTGTTGTGACCAACCATGAGGGAGTCCCCCAAGAGTTTCATGGTGCCAAGGTTATCGGTTCATGGAG CTTCCCATGCCCCATGTATGGAAAagtccctctttcgctggcactTAGTCCTAGGATCATTTCGGAGGTTGCAAAGTTCAAACCTGACATTATTCATGCGTCTTCTCCTGGAATTATG GTTTTTGGGGCTCTAGCTATTGCCAAGCTACTCGGTGTGCCCCTAGTCATGTCCTATCACACCCATGTTCCAGT ATACATACCAAGATATACATTTAGCTGGCTTGTGGAGCCAATGTGGCAAGTCATAA GATTCCTTCATAGAGCTGCTGATTTAACTTTAGTACCATCTGCTGCtatcagcaaagattttgaaACTGCCCAGGTCATATCAG CTAACAGAATACGCCTTTGGAACAAAGGTGTTGATTCTGCAAGCTTCCATCCTAGATTTCGCAATCATGAGATGCGAGTCAGGCTGAG TGACGGTGAGCCTGAAAAACCACTGGTAATTCATGTCGGACGTTTTGGGCGTGAGAAAAATTTGGATTTTTTGAAGAT GGTAATGGATAGGTTGCCTGGAGTAAGAATTGCATTTATCGGAGATGGACCATACAG GGGTGAACTAGAGAAGATGTTTGAAGGAATGCCAACAGTGTTCACAGGAATGATGCAGGGTGAAGAGCTCTCGCAGGCATACGCCAGCGGAGATGTTTTCATCATGCCATCAGAGTCAGAAACGCTCGGCCAAGTGGTCCTAGAGTCCATGTCATCGGGAGTGCCCGTTGTCGCGGCCCGTGCAGGCGGGATCCCTGACATAATCCCAGAGGACCAGGAGGGCAAGACGAGCTTCCTGTTCACCCCTGGCGACCTGGATGACTGCCTCGGCAAGGTCCAGCTGCTGCTGACGAACAGGGAGTTCAGAGACAACATGGGGCGGACTGCCAGATCCGAGATGGAGAAATGTGACTGGCGGGCAGCATCGAAGACGATCCGCAACGAGTTCTACAATGCCGCGATCTGGTACTGGAGAAAGAAGCACGCGGAGCTGGTGAAGCCGCTGCAGTGGCTAGCCCAGATGTTCCTGCCGGTGCCTGAGGTCCGCAGCATCACGCAGTGCTGA
- the LOC136449606 gene encoding sulfoquinovosyl transferase SQD2-like isoform X2, which produces MYGKVPLSLALSPRIISEVAKFKPDIIHASSPGIMVFGALAIAKLLGVPLVMSYHTHVPVYIPRYTFSWLVEPMWQVIRFLHRAADLTLVPSAAISKDFETAQVISANRIRLWNKGVDSASFHPRFRNHEMRVRLSDGEPEKPLVIHVGRFGREKNLDFLKMVMDRLPGVRIAFIGDGPYRGELEKMFEGMPTVFTGMMQGEELSQAYASGDVFIMPSESETLGQVVLESMSSGVPVVAARAGGIPDIIPEDQEGKTSFLFTPGDLDDCLGKVQLLLTNREFRDNMGRTARSEMEKCDWRAASKTIRNEFYNAAIWYWRKKHAELVKPLQWLAQMFLPVPEVRSITQC; this is translated from the exons ATGTATGGAAAagtccctctttcgctggcactTAGTCCTAGGATCATTTCGGAGGTTGCAAAGTTCAAACCTGACATTATTCATGCGTCTTCTCCTGGAATTATG GTTTTTGGGGCTCTAGCTATTGCCAAGCTACTCGGTGTGCCCCTAGTCATGTCCTATCACACCCATGTTCCAGT ATACATACCAAGATATACATTTAGCTGGCTTGTGGAGCCAATGTGGCAAGTCATAA GATTCCTTCATAGAGCTGCTGATTTAACTTTAGTACCATCTGCTGCtatcagcaaagattttgaaACTGCCCAGGTCATATCAG CTAACAGAATACGCCTTTGGAACAAAGGTGTTGATTCTGCAAGCTTCCATCCTAGATTTCGCAATCATGAGATGCGAGTCAGGCTGAG TGACGGTGAGCCTGAAAAACCACTGGTAATTCATGTCGGACGTTTTGGGCGTGAGAAAAATTTGGATTTTTTGAAGAT GGTAATGGATAGGTTGCCTGGAGTAAGAATTGCATTTATCGGAGATGGACCATACAG GGGTGAACTAGAGAAGATGTTTGAAGGAATGCCAACAGTGTTCACAGGAATGATGCAGGGTGAAGAGCTCTCGCAGGCATACGCCAGCGGAGATGTTTTCATCATGCCATCAGAGTCAGAAACGCTCGGCCAAGTGGTCCTAGAGTCCATGTCATCGGGAGTGCCCGTTGTCGCGGCCCGTGCAGGCGGGATCCCTGACATAATCCCAGAGGACCAGGAGGGCAAGACGAGCTTCCTGTTCACCCCTGGCGACCTGGATGACTGCCTCGGCAAGGTCCAGCTGCTGCTGACGAACAGGGAGTTCAGAGACAACATGGGGCGGACTGCCAGATCCGAGATGGAGAAATGTGACTGGCGGGCAGCATCGAAGACGATCCGCAACGAGTTCTACAATGCCGCGATCTGGTACTGGAGAAAGAAGCACGCGGAGCTGGTGAAGCCGCTGCAGTGGCTAGCCCAGATGTTCCTGCCGGTGCCTGAGGTCCGCAGCATCACGCAGTGCTGA